From Ferrimicrobium sp., the proteins below share one genomic window:
- a CDS encoding MATE family efflux transporter, which produces MTTLLLDSFAIAAQSLVGAALGRDDTREARRLAWQVARYGAYAGFSLAVVLIPGWWLVPLAFTSSSPVRQQIQVLWPWLVALQPVAGVVFASDGVLVGAGDVGFLRTITLIATIGVYVPLTLIALGYGWGLGGIWAGLAASIVIRFAGMILRTARGTWAVPGTRESN; this is translated from the coding sequence TTGACCACACTGCTACTCGATTCGTTCGCTATCGCGGCTCAGTCGTTGGTCGGTGCCGCGTTGGGGAGAGATGATACCCGTGAAGCGCGACGATTAGCTTGGCAAGTCGCTCGCTATGGTGCCTACGCTGGATTTTCCTTAGCCGTTGTGCTGATCCCTGGTTGGTGGCTCGTCCCTTTGGCCTTCACCTCGTCGTCACCTGTCCGCCAACAGATCCAGGTGCTGTGGCCCTGGCTGGTGGCACTACAACCGGTAGCGGGCGTGGTCTTTGCGTCGGATGGAGTTCTTGTCGGAGCCGGTGATGTTGGTTTTTTGCGCACGATCACGCTCATTGCAACGATAGGCGTCTATGTGCCATTGACGTTGATCGCGTTGGGATATGGCTGGGGATTGGGAGGTATTTGGGCAGGACTCGCGGCATCGATTGTCATTCGCTTCGCCGGTATGATTCTTCGCACGGCGCGTGGAACTTGGGCGGTGCCAGGCACCAGGGAATCGAATTGA